A DNA window from Deltaproteobacteria bacterium contains the following coding sequences:
- a CDS encoding selenoprotein B glycine/betaine/sarcosine/D-proline reductase gives MVNLRDLPEEERIHLLSKKLEPFTTAPFAEGPSLRERRVAIVTTAGLHRVDDTQFSMVDLSYRVLSGDIRGEELTMTHSSVHFDRMGFREDVNVVFPIDRLRELVNQGEIGSVARFHYSVMGAGWSPEMIEPTARQLGQLLREDEVNAVVLSPV, from the coding sequence ATGGTCAACCTACGGGATCTGCCCGAAGAAGAGCGCATCCACCTGTTAAGCAAGAAGCTCGAGCCATTTACAACGGCTCCCTTTGCAGAGGGGCCTTCACTGCGCGAGCGCCGTGTCGCGATCGTGACCACAGCCGGCCTTCATCGCGTTGACGACACCCAGTTTTCGATGGTAGATTTGAGTTACCGGGTTCTTTCCGGGGACATTCGCGGGGAAGAGCTGACGATGACACACTCGTCCGTGCACTTTGATCGCATGGGTTTTCGGGAAGATGTCAATGTAGTATTTCCGATTGATCGTCTTCGCGAACTCGTAAATCAGGGCGAAATCGGATCGGTGGCGCGTTTTCATTATTCGGTGATGGGGGCAGGCTGGTCGCCCGAGATGATCGAGCCCACAGCGCGCCAGTTGGGGCAGTTGCTGCGAGAGGACGAGGTCAACGCTGTCGTCCTCTCGCCGGTCTGA
- a CDS encoding alanine--glyoxylate aminotransferase family protein encodes MSFNPNDLRDIDPGERVLLGPGPSNVPARVLQAMSAPCIGHLDPSFLSIMDETQSLLRFLFQTKNDLTIPVSGTGSAGMETCFMNLVEKGDEVVVCVNGVFGTRMCDIVNRLGGELIRVDGEWGRAIDPETVRKAVQGRSPKLLAIVHAETSTGVCQPLADLAGIAKESEALFMVDMVTSLGGIEVALDDLGIDAAYSGTQKCLSCPPGLSPISFSSAAMEVLDNRKSPVVSWYLDMSMVGNYWGTERKYHHTAPVNMIYGLREALRIIAEEGLKERFARHMLNHRSLVAGVEAMGLEMLVPERERLPMLNAIRIPEGADDLKVRKVLLHDFGLEIAGGLGDLASKIWRVGLMGHSSRKKNVFLFLSSLETVLKAHDVKVKPGALEAASSIYDGA; translated from the coding sequence ATGAGTTTTAATCCTAATGATTTAAGGGATATTGATCCTGGCGAGCGAGTGCTTTTGGGGCCAGGCCCGAGTAACGTCCCGGCGCGTGTGCTTCAGGCCATGTCCGCTCCGTGTATAGGCCATCTTGATCCCAGTTTTTTATCCATTATGGACGAAACCCAATCTCTGTTGAGGTTTCTTTTCCAGACAAAAAATGATTTGACCATACCGGTCTCCGGGACAGGCAGTGCGGGTATGGAGACCTGTTTTATGAATCTCGTCGAGAAAGGGGATGAGGTAGTAGTGTGCGTAAACGGTGTGTTTGGCACACGCATGTGCGACATCGTCAATCGCCTAGGCGGCGAACTCATCCGGGTTGACGGCGAGTGGGGTCGGGCCATTGACCCGGAAACGGTTCGAAAAGCGGTGCAAGGACGGAGCCCGAAACTGCTAGCGATTGTACATGCTGAGACCTCGACCGGGGTCTGTCAACCCCTGGCGGATCTGGCCGGCATCGCCAAAGAATCTGAGGCCCTGTTCATGGTGGACATGGTAACTTCACTCGGAGGGATTGAGGTTGCCTTGGATGACTTGGGAATTGACGCGGCTTACAGTGGAACGCAGAAATGCTTATCCTGCCCGCCTGGCCTTTCCCCTATCTCTTTTAGCTCTGCCGCAATGGAGGTCTTGGATAATCGAAAAAGCCCGGTGGTGAGCTGGTACCTGGATATGAGCATGGTAGGAAATTATTGGGGAACCGAGAGGAAATACCACCATACAGCTCCTGTCAACATGATCTATGGTCTCCGTGAAGCGCTCCGAATCATAGCAGAAGAAGGGTTAAAGGAACGTTTCGCCAGACACATGCTCAACCACAGAAGCCTTGTGGCCGGAGTGGAAGCTATGGGTCTGGAAATGCTCGTACCCGAAAGGGAACGTTTGCCGATGTTAAATGCTATTCGGATACCGGAAGGAGCAGATGATTTAAAAGTACGGAAGGTATTGCTCCATGACTTCGGCTTAGAGATTGCCGGGGGCCTGGGTGATCTTGCCAGTAAGATATGGCGCGTCGGCCTGATGGGACATTCTTCCCGCAAGAAAAATGTCTTCCTGTTCCTTTCATCCCTGGAGACTGTTTTAAAGGCCCATGATGTAAAAGTTAAGCCTGGCGCTCTGGAAGCTGCCTCCTCGATCTATGATGGAGCATGA
- a CDS encoding C-terminal binding protein has protein sequence MSKKKVVAQLPGTARTGDVLKRYALELEALAPIADIHEVRGQTEEEFIEGARDTDAIITTWGMRITKNIISKLDQCVVIGVGSVGVDMVDVEAATEAGIVVTNVPDVFIEEVADHAIMLLLAAARRVKEEDQLVHKGEWFKGRPILTQIPRLWGQTLGLISFGNVARAVARRAKPFGFHIVAYDPYVTELKMTGEGVEPVSLGELLERADYISLHLPLNDETHHMLSTEEFKAMKSTAVLVNTGRGPTIDESALIEALRNEQIAAAGLDVMEQEPPDPQNPLLQMSNVIITPHVASATTRMWPETRRRVGREVALALTGYWPRSCVNPTVLPRGTLMRWQPYPMERGPNR, from the coding sequence ATGAGCAAGAAAAAAGTCGTAGCGCAGCTTCCGGGAACCGCTAGAACAGGCGACGTGTTAAAGCGTTACGCCTTGGAGCTCGAGGCTCTGGCCCCAATTGCCGACATACACGAAGTCAGGGGGCAAACAGAAGAAGAATTCATCGAAGGCGCTAGGGATACGGATGCCATTATCACAACATGGGGCATGCGTATTACTAAAAACATTATTTCTAAACTGGATCAATGCGTTGTGATCGGCGTGGGTAGTGTCGGGGTTGATATGGTTGATGTGGAGGCCGCAACCGAGGCAGGCATCGTAGTCACTAATGTCCCAGACGTATTTATCGAAGAGGTTGCAGATCACGCCATCATGCTCCTTCTGGCGGCTGCCCGGCGAGTTAAAGAGGAAGATCAACTGGTTCATAAAGGCGAATGGTTTAAAGGCCGACCCATATTGACCCAGATACCAAGATTATGGGGCCAGACCCTGGGCCTGATCTCTTTCGGCAACGTTGCTCGTGCCGTTGCCCGCCGAGCCAAACCGTTTGGTTTCCACATCGTCGCCTATGATCCATATGTGACTGAACTCAAGATGACAGGGGAGGGAGTTGAACCCGTGTCTCTCGGAGAACTGCTAGAACGCGCAGATTACATATCCCTGCATCTTCCTCTGAATGACGAAACTCACCACATGCTTTCTACAGAGGAGTTTAAGGCCATGAAGAGCACCGCCGTTTTAGTCAACACCGGACGCGGACCCACCATTGATGAGTCAGCACTGATCGAGGCTTTGCGCAACGAACAGATCGCTGCGGCAGGACTGGATGTCATGGAGCAGGAACCACCGGATCCACAGAATCCCCTGTTGCAGATGTCCAATGTCATCATTACCCCGCATGTGGCTTCAGCCACAACGCGAATGTGGCCTGAAACCCGACGCCGCGTGGGCCGAGAGGTCGCCTTGGCACTGACCGGATACTGGCCAAGAAGCTGTGTCAATCCCACGGTATTACCCAGGGGTACCCTTATGCGGTGGCAGCCTTATCCCATGGAAAGAGGCCCAAATCGCTAA
- a CDS encoding thiamine pyrophosphate-requiring protein: MKVAEAIAQTLKKEGVEFIIGYPVNPILEAAAVADIRTIIVRQERIGLHMVDAVSRLSSGDKIGVFVMQNGPGSENAFGGVAQAYSESVPILVMPAGNPRRLMNYYPNFNSSLNFKHVTKWCEPLTMGRAIPEVMRRAFSQIRNGRPGPVLIEVPLDVFGEDVPDWWEHVPPIKTLTSPDPKAINEVAEVLANAERPVIYAGQGVHYARAWDELKELAESWSIPVTTSLEGKSAFPENHPLSLGSGGRSIPKAVRQFLDDADVIFGLGCSFALTAFGVAMPRGKTIIHATLDPMDFNKDVPAQYGLIGDAKLTLQALLHALKDRSKAKAKDRQEKIPAEIKEIKKSWLAEWMPKLTSDEIPINPYRVIWDLLHIVDVANTIITHDAGSPRDQMSPFWQSITPLSYIGWGKTTQLGSGLGLIMGAKLTHPDKLCINLWGDAAIGMTGMDFETAVRERIPILSILMNNFSMAIELPVMPVATEKYRSTDISGNYADMAKAFGGYGERISAPAEIIPAIKRGIKATQNGQPALLEFLTSKEISISRY, translated from the coding sequence ATGAAAGTCGCTGAGGCCATTGCCCAGACCCTTAAAAAGGAAGGAGTCGAGTTCATTATTGGGTATCCCGTAAACCCAATTCTTGAAGCGGCAGCGGTTGCTGATATACGAACCATTATCGTGCGGCAAGAGCGTATCGGTTTGCATATGGTTGATGCTGTGAGTCGCCTATCCTCAGGTGACAAGATTGGCGTGTTTGTCATGCAGAACGGTCCAGGCTCTGAAAATGCCTTTGGCGGGGTTGCTCAGGCCTATAGCGAATCCGTACCGATTTTAGTGATGCCAGCTGGCAATCCACGACGCCTGATGAACTATTATCCGAATTTTAATTCCTCCCTAAACTTCAAACATGTCACCAAATGGTGCGAGCCCCTGACCATGGGCCGTGCAATTCCTGAAGTAATGCGGCGTGCATTCTCCCAAATCCGCAATGGACGGCCCGGGCCTGTTTTAATAGAAGTTCCCCTTGATGTATTTGGGGAAGACGTGCCTGATTGGTGGGAGCATGTCCCCCCTATAAAGACACTAACGTCTCCTGATCCTAAAGCGATCAATGAAGTGGCCGAGGTTTTAGCAAACGCGGAGCGTCCTGTAATCTATGCCGGGCAAGGCGTACATTATGCCCGGGCCTGGGATGAGTTAAAGGAACTGGCAGAGTCGTGGAGTATTCCTGTTACCACCAGCCTGGAAGGTAAAAGCGCGTTTCCAGAAAACCATCCTTTGTCCCTGGGTTCTGGTGGTCGCTCCATACCCAAAGCCGTCAGACAATTTCTGGACGACGCAGACGTTATTTTCGGCCTAGGCTGTAGTTTTGCCCTCACCGCCTTTGGCGTGGCCATGCCAAGGGGTAAAACCATCATACATGCCACCCTGGATCCCATGGATTTCAACAAGGACGTACCGGCGCAATATGGGCTTATTGGAGACGCCAAACTGACATTACAGGCGCTGCTTCATGCGCTTAAAGATCGCAGCAAAGCAAAGGCGAAAGACCGCCAGGAAAAGATTCCTGCGGAAATCAAAGAGATAAAAAAGAGCTGGCTTGCAGAGTGGATGCCCAAACTTACTTCCGATGAAATACCTATCAATCCCTACCGGGTGATTTGGGACCTTTTGCACATCGTTGATGTGGCAAACACCATCATTACCCATGATGCGGGCAGCCCTCGTGACCAGATGTCACCCTTCTGGCAAAGTATCACTCCCCTTAGTTACATCGGCTGGGGTAAGACAACACAACTTGGCTCCGGTCTTGGGCTTATCATGGGTGCGAAGTTAACCCATCCCGACAAGCTCTGTATCAACCTCTGGGGAGATGCAGCAATCGGCATGACGGGAATGGATTTTGAAACCGCCGTACGTGAACGCATCCCCATACTCTCTATCTTGATGAATAACTTTTCCATGGCGATTGAATTACCCGTGATGCCCGTAGCGACTGAGAAATACCGAAGTACTGATATCTCCGGGAACTACGCGGATATGGCAAAGGCGTTTGGCGGATATGGGGAGCGTATCAGCGCTCCTGCAGAGATCATTCCTGCCATTAAGAGAGGTATCAAAGCCACTCAAAACGGTCAACCGGCCCTATTAGAATTTTTAACCAGCAAAGAAATATCCATTTCCAGATATTAG